DNA from Paraphotobacterium marinum:
CACTTGTTTGATGAAAGTGAGTGGAAAAAAGAAAATATAAGTAATATTCAAACACCTGATTGTCAGCACAAATAAATATGTGATTTATATCGTAATGGAATCAATAAATTAAGATTGTTTTTGCAATAAATGTTAAATTTTTGTTAAGTTTATTTTAGATTTAACTATTATGATTAAAATCAAGAAAGGTTTAGATATTCCAATAAAAGGCGAACCAGAACAGGACATCGATGGGTACCTTAGTTCAAAATATTTTGGTTATTTAGGTACGGAATTTATTGGAATAAAGCCTGTATTAAAAGTTAAAGTTGGCGATAAAGTTAATCAAGGTGATATATTATTTATTGACAAAAAAATACCAGAATTAAAATTTATTAGCCCATTTTCTGGCACAGTTGATTCAATAAATAGAGGCTATCAAAGATCTTTAGAATCAGTTGTAGTAAAAAAAGATGATAGTCAAAATTCGATAGTTCAAATACCCAATCATTCAATTACTTCAATACATAAATATGAAAAAAGTGAGTTGATTAAAATTTTGCTTGATACTAGCCTTTGGTTAGGGCTTAGAACAAGGCCATTCTCAAGAGTAACAAATCCTAATGACACAATTGACATTATTTTTGTTAATGCAATTGATACAAATCCATTATCACCTAAGCCAAGTATTATTATTAATAAATATGAAAAAGAGTTTTTAATTGGGCTTGAAGTGGTTAGCCAAATTTGTAGTGAAAAAATTTTTTTATGTAAGGATACTGATATAATTCCTTGTCCTAAAAATGAAAAAATAAAAGAAGAGATTTTTGACGGACCTCATCCTGCTGGGTTAGTTGGCACTCATATTCATTTTCTTTATGGTGCTGATTTAAATCACCCTGTTAGTCATATAAATTATCAAGATGTTATCAGTATTGGATATTTATTTTT
Protein-coding regions in this window:
- a CDS encoding Na(+)-translocating NADH-quinone reductase subunit A → MIKIKKGLDIPIKGEPEQDIDGYLSSKYFGYLGTEFIGIKPVLKVKVGDKVNQGDILFIDKKIPELKFISPFSGTVDSINRGYQRSLESVVVKKDDSQNSIVQIPNHSITSIHKYEKSELIKILLDTSLWLGLRTRPFSRVTNPNDTIDIIFVNAIDTNPLSPKPSIIINKYEKEFLIGLEVVSQICSEKIFLCKDTDIIPCPKNEKIKEEIFDGPHPAGLVGTHIHFLYGADLNHPVSHINYQDVISIGYLFLHGHLLTKKIISIAGPTVIKPALYEVDIGSGLDILDQVQNNIYKNPKLRIISGSILNGIKMESIKSNLGKYHLQLSILEEGNQKEFLGWIKPGKNKFSVTKAFTSQFFKNKRFNINTSMNGSKRSMVPIGNYEKIMPLDIEPTLFLRYLHAEDIDNLLKIGILELDEEDLGLCNFVCPGKANFNKKLRHCLDIIYKEV